Proteins co-encoded in one Sus scrofa isolate TJ Tabasco breed Duroc chromosome 14, Sscrofa11.1, whole genome shotgun sequence genomic window:
- the LOC100627422 gene encoding ligand-dependent corepressor isoform X6 — protein sequence MQRMIQQFAAEYTSKNSSTQDPSQPNSTKNQSLPKASPVTTSPTAATTQNPVLSKLLMADQDSPLDLTVRKSQSEPSEQDGVLDLSTKKSPCAGSTSLSHSPGCSSTQGNGRPGRPSQYRPDGLRSGDGVPPRSLQDGTREGFGHSTSLKVPLARSLQISEELLSRNQLSTAASLGPSGLQNHGQHLILSREASWAKPHYEFNLSRMKFRGNGALNNISDLPFLAENSAFPKMALQAKQDGKKDASHSSPVDLKIPQVRGMDLSWESRTGDQYSYSSLVMGSQTESALSKKLRAILPKQNRKSMLDAGPDSWGSDAEQSTSGQPYPTSDQEGDPGSKQPRKKRGRYRQYNSEILEEAISVVMSGKMSVSKAQSIYGIPHSTLEYKVKERLGTLKNPPKKKMKLMRSEGPDVSVKIELDPQGEAAQSANESKNE from the exons ATGCAGCGAATGATCCAACAATTTGCTGCTGAATATACCTCAAAAAATAGCTCTACTCAGGACCCCAGCCAGCCCAATAGCACAAAGAACCAAAGCCTGCCGAAAGCATCTCCAGTCACCACCTCTCCCACGGCTGCAACTACTCAGAACCCTGTGCTCAGCAAACTTCTCATGGCTGACCAAGACTCACCTCTGGACCTTACTGTCAGAAAGTCTCAGTCAGAACCTAGCGAACAAG ACGGTGTACTTGATCTATCCACTAAGAAAAGTCCATGTGCTGGCAGCACTTCCCTGAGCCATTCTCCAGGCTGCTCCAGTACTCAAGGGAACGG GCGACCTGGGAGACCCAGCCAGTACCGCCCAGACGGACTTCGGAGTGGTGATGGGGTACCTCCAAGAAGCTTACAGGATGGAACCAGGGAAGGTTTTGGACACTCCACATCACTCAAAGTTCCACTGGCTCGATCCCTGCAGATTAGTGAAGAACTACTGAGCAGAAACCAATtgtctacagctgccagccttgggCCATCTGGATTACAGAATCATGGACAGCACTTAATATTATCCAGGGAAGCCTCTTGGGCAAAACCACATTATGAGTTCAACCTCAGCCGTATGAAGTTCAGGGGAAATGGTGCACTCAACAACATCAGTGACCTTCCTTTTCTTGCAGAAAACTCTGCCTTTCCAAAAATGGCACTTCAAGCAAAACAAGATGGGAAAAAGGATGCGAGCCATTCATCTCCTGTAGATTTAAAGATACCACAAGTTCGAGGAATGGATCTTTCTTGGGAATCTCGCACTGGCGATCAGTACAGCTATAGCTCTTTGGTAATGGGTTCACAAACGGAGAGCGCGCTTAGTAAAAAATTAAGGGCTATTCttccaaaacaaaatagaaaaagcatgTTAGACGCTGGACCCGATTCTTGGGGCTCAGATGCTGAGCAGTCTACCTCTGGACAGCCATATCCCACATCGGATCAAGAAGGAGATCCTGGCTCCAAGCAGCCTCGGAAGAAAAGAGGGCGTTACAGACAGTACAACAGTGAGATACTGGAGGAAGCAATCTCAGTGGTTATGAGTGGAAAAATGAGTGTTTCCAAAGCTCAGAGTATTTATGGGATTCCCCACAGTACACTGGAGTACAAAGTAAAGGAGAGGCTGGGCACTTTGAAAAACCctccaaagaaaaagatgaagttAATGAGGTCGGAGGGGCCAGATGTTTCTGTAAAGATTGAATTAGATCCCCAGGGAGAGGCAGCACAAAGTGCAAATGAATCAAAAAATGAGTAG